In one window of Photobacterium leiognathi DNA:
- the torS gene encoding TMAO reductase system sensor histidine kinase/response regulator TorS has translation MTFTRKGIGAKLLLAFSAMAGLMIIAVMIGVAGFSLVAKTERTVINSAVPSLAEARQLSDLSSRIIFNAQVLAKSKVESERMRQGRALTIHIEALNRSLQSLEQYSFDQPLMVKLEDDVKRIVDNLALLGLLVGRQIDLQSQLDKLTTDMTKATHQIDNLSQSQVSNANTIAVANVSRIYDLVADGNKPAVYKALDSLVEVDMDLSERLFELRFLSLQVINMLDDSNRITDIKSLVALKKRYNDAVRIMTQRVKSVEDPSRSEQLTELTTKLNRGRLLFGVIEQLIYAKQDVERLDQQNLVLFQQLNNTVDDIIDAANVNTQQAVKRVDHTLTLARNTLIVISAIGLMALVLIMWRFVYARVICRINEYSRALSALTRGDLGVRINVRGDDELAQMGRAILVARDTANERYRLAQAESKARQELQQHKASLERLVAKRTGELEKINSRLNEEVYNHYKARDEAEKANRAKSSFLATMSHEIRTPMNGVLGTASLLADTQLTPQQKRYLDVINRSGETLLDILNDILDYSKIEAGHLDIRPSDFSVSRMVTDVANMLEGRAMVKRIGLEYHIAPEVEGMWYGDESRIRQVLVNLVGNAIKFTDNGKVSITVEPHPDMPDELLFSVRDTGIGIDEEEQNLLFSAFKQAEAGRKSIEGTGLGLAISKHIVAAMDGEIGLDSVVGEGSCFWFALPLEHGEGSLESDDQRVRMPSAHILLVEDNPVNSMVAEGFLTRLGHTVVTAADGAEAEEIYKNQRFDIALLDINLPDTDGVQLLSRLRRLEDNNHESWEEPTPMVAFSAHVFREEVEIYLNAGFAGFLPKPLVEKQLIDTMNSILKGEKRVIIEKGIGGEVIEREQTENSIPLLQESVLGSDLKVLGEAQVKQLIHLFGESSNKTLSKLQQAIVDNNLQDVAKDAHTLKGAAGTMGLMQLHQICLEFEKGAKEGSIDGLDSSLLQTIFDQSVAILETTFINS, from the coding sequence ATGACGTTTACCCGAAAAGGTATCGGAGCAAAATTGCTATTAGCCTTTTCCGCAATGGCTGGCCTTATGATCATCGCTGTAATGATAGGTGTAGCTGGCTTTTCATTAGTGGCTAAAACAGAAAGAACCGTAATCAACTCTGCTGTTCCCTCTTTGGCAGAGGCTCGCCAACTCTCTGATTTAAGTTCTCGTATTATTTTTAATGCTCAAGTACTCGCGAAATCGAAAGTAGAATCTGAACGAATGCGCCAAGGACGAGCATTAACGATTCATATTGAAGCTTTGAACCGTAGCTTACAGTCATTAGAGCAATACTCTTTTGATCAGCCATTAATGGTAAAGCTTGAAGATGATGTAAAACGCATTGTTGATAACTTAGCTTTACTGGGTTTATTGGTGGGGCGACAGATCGATCTTCAAAGTCAGCTCGATAAGCTGACGACGGACATGACTAAGGCAACTCACCAAATCGATAACCTTTCCCAGTCGCAAGTATCCAATGCTAATACCATTGCGGTTGCCAACGTTTCGCGTATTTATGATCTTGTAGCAGATGGTAATAAGCCTGCTGTTTATAAAGCGCTTGATAGTCTGGTTGAAGTGGATATGGATTTATCTGAGCGTTTGTTTGAATTGCGCTTTTTATCACTTCAAGTGATCAATATGCTCGATGATTCAAATCGTATTACGGATATTAAATCGTTAGTGGCGCTTAAAAAACGTTATAACGATGCGGTTCGTATTATGACGCAGCGGGTGAAATCGGTCGAAGATCCTAGCCGTTCAGAGCAACTCACAGAATTAACCACCAAGCTAAACCGTGGACGTTTGTTGTTTGGTGTGATTGAGCAACTGATTTATGCCAAACAAGATGTAGAGCGTCTCGATCAGCAAAATTTAGTGTTATTCCAGCAATTAAATAACACGGTAGATGACATCATTGATGCAGCCAATGTGAATACTCAACAAGCGGTTAAACGCGTTGATCATACCTTAACCCTTGCCCGCAATACGCTGATTGTGATTTCAGCGATTGGTTTAATGGCACTGGTATTGATCATGTGGCGCTTTGTTTATGCTCGTGTGATTTGCCGAATTAATGAATACAGCCGTGCGCTATCAGCATTAACCCGTGGTGATTTGGGTGTACGGATTAACGTGCGCGGTGATGATGAATTGGCGCAAATGGGACGGGCGATTTTAGTGGCTCGTGATACAGCTAATGAAAGGTATCGTTTGGCACAAGCAGAATCGAAAGCTCGTCAAGAGTTACAACAACATAAAGCAAGCTTAGAGCGCTTAGTGGCAAAACGCACAGGTGAGCTAGAGAAGATCAATAGTCGTCTTAACGAGGAAGTGTATAACCACTATAAAGCCCGTGATGAGGCAGAAAAAGCTAACCGTGCGAAATCATCGTTCTTAGCAACCATGAGCCATGAAATCCGTACCCCAATGAACGGGGTACTAGGAACGGCATCATTATTGGCTGATACACAATTAACGCCACAGCAAAAACGTTATCTTGATGTAATTAACCGTAGTGGTGAAACCCTACTTGATATTCTTAACGATATTCTTGATTACTCAAAAATCGAAGCAGGGCATCTTGATATTCGACCTAGTGACTTCTCGGTATCACGTATGGTGACGGATGTTGCCAATATGCTTGAAGGGCGAGCAATGGTAAAACGTATTGGTTTGGAATATCACATTGCACCTGAAGTGGAGGGCATGTGGTATGGCGATGAGAGCCGAATTCGCCAAGTGCTGGTTAATCTTGTTGGTAATGCGATCAAATTTACTGATAACGGTAAGGTGTCTATCACCGTAGAGCCTCACCCAGATATGCCAGATGAACTATTATTCTCGGTACGAGATACTGGTATCGGTATTGATGAAGAAGAGCAAAACCTACTCTTTAGTGCCTTTAAACAGGCAGAAGCAGGGCGGAAGTCCATCGAAGGTACAGGCTTAGGCCTTGCGATAAGTAAGCATATTGTTGCCGCAATGGATGGTGAAATCGGCTTAGATTCTGTTGTTGGTGAAGGTAGCTGTTTCTGGTTTGCATTACCGTTAGAGCATGGTGAAGGCTCATTAGAATCTGATGATCAACGTGTTCGTATGCCATCAGCTCACATTCTTCTTGTGGAAGATAACCCAGTAAACAGTATGGTTGCAGAAGGTTTCTTAACTCGATTAGGTCATACGGTTGTTACTGCTGCTGACGGTGCTGAAGCGGAAGAGATATATAAAAATCAACGCTTTGATATCGCACTGTTAGATATTAATTTGCCAGATACCGATGGCGTACAATTGTTATCACGCTTACGTCGCTTAGAAGATAACAACCATGAATCATGGGAAGAGCCGACACCAATGGTCGCATTCTCAGCTCATGTCTTCCGCGAAGAAGTGGAAATTTACTTAAATGCAGGCTTTGCAGGTTTCTTACCTAAGCCATTAGTCGAAAAACAGCTGATTGATACGATGAACAGTATCTTAAAAGGTGAGAAGCGCGTGATAATAGAAAAAGGTATTGGAGGCGAAGTGATAGAGCGAGAGCAAACTGAAAACTCAATTCCTTTACTACAAGAGTCAGTGTTAGGCAGTGACTTAAAAGTATTGGGTGAGGCACAAGTTAAACAGTTAATTCATTTATTTGGTGAGTCTTCTAATAAAACATTGTCCAAGCTACAACAAGCGATTGTAGATAATAATCTGCAAGATGTAGCAAAAGATGCGCACACATTAAAAGGCGCTGCTGGTACGATGGGCTTAATGCAGTTACATCAGATCTGTTTAGAATTTGAAAAAGGTGCTAAAGAAGGCTCGATTGATGGGTTAGATTCAAGTTTATTGCAAACTATCTTTGATCAATCCGTCGCGATATTGGAAACAACATTTATTAACAGTTAA
- a CDS encoding pilus assembly FimT family protein translates to MKHRKQVGFTLIELVIVITILGIVTVTAAPKFLNISSDARVAVLNGIAGSIKTINTIVNTKAIIQAVPDTGDDKNRTITTNLGPVDTWYKYPESVAEKGKGLRIAELIELEGHNITIFNEDKNNPQCYSIKMGYNETTCYVKYTEACSTTVPAKVETISSQC, encoded by the coding sequence ATGAAACATCGAAAACAGGTTGGCTTTACCTTAATTGAATTAGTCATTGTCATAACTATCCTCGGCATCGTCACTGTGACTGCAGCACCTAAATTTCTCAATATATCCAGTGATGCCAGAGTGGCCGTACTCAATGGTATTGCTGGTAGCATCAAAACAATCAACACGATTGTAAATACCAAAGCAATTATCCAAGCCGTACCTGATACAGGGGATGATAAAAACAGAACCATCACAACTAATTTAGGCCCTGTTGATACTTGGTATAAGTATCCGGAAAGTGTGGCAGAGAAAGGCAAAGGGTTGAGAATTGCAGAGCTCATTGAGCTTGAAGGGCACAATATTACTATCTTTAATGAAGATAAAAATAATCCGCAATGCTATTCGATTAAAATGGGTTATAACGAAACAACCTGCTACGTAAAATACACAGAAGCATGTAGTACAACGGTACCAGCCAAAGTCGAGACTATTTCAAGTCAGTGCTAA